In Chlamydomonas reinhardtii strain CC-503 cw92 mt+ chromosome 16, whole genome shotgun sequence, a single window of DNA contains:
- a CDS encoding ribosomal protein L34 encodes MAPRMTYRRRHSYHTKSNAVRIVKTPGGKLVYQYKKKQEKHPKCPVSGARLHGFAATPHTQLHTLPKRAKKVNRIYGGCLSHKVVKERIIRAFLIEEQKIVKKVLKLQKAQQEKPTK; translated from the exons ATGGCCCCCCGTATGACctaccgccggcgccacagctACCACACCAAGTCGAATGCCGTCCGGATTGTGAAGACGCCAG GCGGCAAGCTGGTGTACCAGTACAAGAAGAAGCAGGAGAAGCACCCCAAGTGCCCCGTCAGCGGTGCCCGCCTGCACGGC TTCGCTGCCACCCCGCACACTCAGCTGCACACCCTGCCCAAGCGCGCCAAGAAGGTGAACCGCATCTACGGCGGGTGCCTGTCGCACAAGGTCGTGAAGGAGAG GATCATTCGGGCGTTCCTCATTGAGGAGCAGAAGATCGTGAAGAAG gtgctgaaGCTGCAGAAGGCCCAGCAGGAGAAGCCCACCAAGTAA